In the genome of Chryseobacterium oryzae, one region contains:
- a CDS encoding KdsC family phosphatase has product MSYKEKLKDIKAFVFDVDGVFTDGSVYLMPGGNMCRVMNVLDGYAVVKALKNNYLIGVITGGNDEMVRHRINYLGIEDYYAKSHDKMVDYEDFKAKYNLKNDEILTMGDDIPDFHMMKNSSIASCPENAVPEIKAIADYISTKKGGSGAVRDVIEQVMKVQGNWHDDNTQSV; this is encoded by the coding sequence ATGAGTTATAAAGAAAAATTAAAAGATATAAAAGCATTTGTGTTTGATGTAGATGGCGTGTTCACAGATGGAAGTGTTTATTTAATGCCTGGCGGAAATATGTGCAGAGTGATGAATGTTTTGGATGGATATGCGGTTGTAAAAGCCCTGAAAAACAATTATTTAATCGGAGTAATAACCGGCGGAAACGACGAAATGGTAAGACATCGCATTAATTATCTCGGTATTGAAGATTATTATGCAAAATCTCACGATAAAATGGTAGATTATGAAGATTTTAAAGCAAAATATAATCTCAAAAATGATGAAATTCTTACAATGGGAGACGACATTCCAGATTTTCACATGATGAAAAATTCTTCAATTGCAAGTTGCCCGGAAAATGCCGTTCCGGAAATTAAAGCCATCGCAGATTATATTTCTACAAAAAAGGGTGGGAGCGGAGCAGTTCGGGATGTTATTGAGCAGGTAATGAAAGTACAGGGAAATTGGCATGACGATAACACACAATCTGTTTAA
- a CDS encoding Rossmann-like and DUF2520 domain-containing protein produces MQTVIIGSGNVAYHLAKALKQNGISVAQIFGRNENDLQKISTELHIPYSSERLTDADLYIICVSDHSVEEVSRMITKKNCLVAHTSGSLPKEILSGAYRKSSFYPLQTFSKSKILNYKKIPFFIETENPEDQQLLTAIASKISDKVMESSYEKRKYIHLTAVFACNFTNHLFSRAKEISDSQEIPFDYFLPLIDETVQKIHEMEPKSAQTGPAVRNDKRILELHEELLSDESLSIYKTMNLSIKKMYHLP; encoded by the coding sequence ATGCAAACAGTTATTATTGGTTCAGGAAACGTTGCGTATCATCTGGCAAAAGCATTGAAGCAAAACGGTATTTCTGTAGCTCAGATTTTTGGCAGAAATGAAAATGACCTTCAAAAGATTTCTACAGAACTACACATCCCTTATTCTTCTGAAAGACTTACAGATGCAGATTTATACATTATTTGTGTAAGCGATCATTCTGTAGAAGAGGTTTCTCGGATGATTACTAAAAAAAATTGTCTAGTTGCCCATACTTCAGGGTCTTTACCTAAAGAAATTCTTAGTGGAGCATATAGAAAATCTAGTTTTTATCCTTTACAGACATTTTCTAAATCTAAAATTTTAAACTACAAAAAAATACCATTCTTTATTGAAACTGAAAATCCCGAAGATCAACAGTTACTTACTGCAATAGCTTCTAAAATTTCGGATAAAGTAATGGAAAGTTCTTACGAAAAAAGGAAATACATACATCTTACTGCTGTTTTTGCCTGCAATTTTACAAATCATCTTTTTTCCAGAGCTAAAGAAATTTCAGATTCTCAGGAAATTCCGTTCGATTATTTTTTACCGCTTATAGATGAAACCGTTCAGAAAATTCATGAAATGGAACCCAAATCTGCCCAAACAGGTCCCGCAGTAAGAAATGATAAAAGAATATTGGAGCTTCATGAAGAATTATTGTCAGACGAAAGCCTCAGTATTTATAAAACTATGAATCTTTCCATTAAAAAAATGTATCATCTCCCATAA
- the porW gene encoding type IX secretion system periplasmic lipoprotein PorW/SprE, with product MKKKIIFLLAAIIVVSCSTKVKKPEARSKFLKGFSTYYNTLFNAKDALNSEFTSRDKSHKDNFYAPYIPILTYEDQPLGSDLGQSSAFAENTMKMAGLNNSANSKNVPGMPPGMPGNSPMSQNPDGTMQNKGATVLEIAEAKALKAINKYSVIRKGEEQNKKIFDAYIILAQSRIYQGKYLSALDALNYVFTHMKKDKRLPLAHVYEALAYAQMKNFRKSQDIFAELKSEKLSKDHEKVMSIYYAESLLDAGKKEEAVKELDRAFEVNGNRKLKSRIAFLRGQVLQEQGKSDLARESFLAAYKYANDFEFEVKSQIEIAKTFNGKGNYEGAKDYLEKISKKGTYASRKNEFYYALGLMANKAGKKREAQEFFRKSLLEKVSDSQVRGLAYYEIGKGYLEKNDYIGAGAYYDSALVAMTYEPSKLLLKDQSNYIKKISKNYYFIKKNDSILSLAKMTEPQKTEYFSKYIAALKIKEEKAEQERRRAERSKGFDTGDYNANSIFANGNGGFEDFGVAAKGFYFSNNNTVSKGSATFKQIWGDRALSDNWRYSKKMASLEDMKNEALGVNAAPNPRRFEPAYYIEQIPTDVAKLSQLKKDRDTASLGLGIMYQNYFTNTPLATKTLYDLVDVKPEEKVMLQALYEIFSMNYEKNPQISERAKQILITDYPYTSYAEFARNPKNSNFVKSSDEVENEYKAAYALYESEKFAESQAKIDQIILKYPKDALVPKLSLLNAFNAGKTSGKEVMILQLEQIVLNYAKTPEGMKAKEMLNYLKSDLKFQTTDHKGNAVPNNNNPQMIENKGSTPGNIPQNNQIQQPSNQQNKNQPTLNGVPKKPQLNDLQMVPNSIPANGYGK from the coding sequence ATGAAAAAGAAAATCATATTCCTTTTAGCAGCGATTATTGTTGTTTCCTGTTCCACAAAAGTGAAAAAACCGGAAGCAAGATCAAAGTTTCTAAAAGGCTTTTCTACCTACTATAATACTTTATTTAATGCGAAAGATGCATTAAACAGTGAGTTTACATCAAGAGATAAGTCTCACAAAGACAATTTCTATGCACCCTATATTCCTATTCTTACCTATGAAGATCAGCCTTTAGGAAGCGATTTGGGACAGTCTTCAGCATTTGCCGAAAATACGATGAAAATGGCTGGGCTTAACAATTCCGCAAACTCTAAAAATGTTCCCGGAATGCCTCCCGGAATGCCGGGAAATTCTCCAATGTCTCAAAATCCTGATGGTACAATGCAGAATAAAGGAGCAACCGTTTTAGAAATTGCTGAAGCAAAAGCTTTAAAAGCCATCAACAAATATTCGGTTATCCGAAAAGGAGAGGAGCAGAATAAAAAGATCTTCGATGCTTACATTATTTTGGCACAATCGAGAATTTATCAGGGGAAATATCTCTCGGCTCTGGATGCACTTAACTACGTCTTTACTCACATGAAAAAAGACAAAAGGCTTCCATTGGCTCATGTTTACGAAGCTTTGGCGTATGCTCAAATGAAAAACTTTCGCAAATCGCAAGATATTTTCGCCGAACTTAAAAGCGAGAAACTAAGCAAAGACCACGAAAAAGTAATGAGCATTTATTATGCGGAATCTCTTTTGGATGCCGGAAAAAAAGAAGAAGCTGTAAAAGAACTAGACCGTGCTTTTGAAGTGAACGGAAACCGAAAATTAAAGAGCAGAATTGCATTTCTTAGAGGGCAGGTTTTGCAGGAACAGGGGAAATCTGATCTTGCAAGAGAAAGCTTTCTTGCCGCTTATAAATATGCCAACGATTTTGAATTTGAAGTGAAATCTCAGATAGAAATTGCAAAAACATTCAACGGAAAAGGCAATTATGAAGGTGCAAAAGATTATCTCGAAAAAATAAGCAAAAAAGGAACTTACGCATCCCGAAAAAATGAGTTTTATTATGCTCTTGGTCTCATGGCCAATAAAGCAGGTAAAAAAAGAGAAGCGCAGGAATTTTTCAGAAAGTCTTTGTTAGAAAAAGTTTCAGATTCTCAGGTAAGAGGATTGGCTTATTATGAAATCGGAAAAGGATATTTAGAGAAAAATGATTACATAGGAGCCGGAGCATATTACGATTCTGCTTTGGTTGCCATGACTTACGAACCCTCTAAACTTCTCCTTAAAGATCAGTCTAACTATATCAAAAAAATATCCAAAAACTATTATTTTATTAAGAAAAACGACAGTATTCTTTCTTTGGCAAAAATGACCGAACCACAGAAAACCGAATATTTTTCTAAATATATTGCTGCATTGAAAATTAAAGAAGAAAAAGCAGAGCAGGAGAGAAGAAGAGCAGAAAGAAGTAAAGGTTTTGATACCGGAGATTACAACGCCAACTCTATTTTTGCTAATGGTAACGGAGGATTCGAGGATTTTGGAGTAGCTGCAAAAGGATTTTATTTCAGCAATAATAATACGGTAAGTAAAGGTTCTGCAACATTTAAACAGATTTGGGGAGACCGTGCACTTTCAGATAACTGGCGTTATTCCAAAAAAATGGCTTCTCTGGAAGATATGAAAAATGAAGCATTGGGAGTGAACGCAGCTCCTAACCCAAGACGTTTTGAACCCGCATATTATATCGAACAAATTCCTACGGATGTTGCAAAACTTTCACAACTAAAAAAAGACAGAGATACCGCCTCTTTAGGATTGGGTATTATGTATCAAAATTATTTTACCAATACGCCTTTAGCCACAAAAACACTTTACGATCTTGTGGATGTGAAACCGGAAGAGAAAGTAATGCTTCAGGCTTTATACGAGATTTTTTCTATGAATTATGAAAAAAATCCTCAGATTTCGGAAAGAGCAAAACAAATTCTAATTACTGATTATCCGTATACATCGTATGCAGAATTCGCAAGAAATCCTAAAAACAGTAATTTTGTAAAATCTTCGGATGAAGTAGAGAACGAATACAAAGCGGCATATGCACTTTACGAATCTGAAAAATTTGCAGAAAGCCAAGCCAAAATAGACCAGATCATCCTTAAATATCCAAAAGATGCACTTGTCCCTAAACTGAGCTTATTGAATGCTTTTAATGCAGGAAAAACCAGCGGAAAAGAAGTAATGATTCTTCAGTTGGAACAAATTGTTCTTAATTATGCCAAAACTCCAGAAGGGATGAAGGCTAAAGAGATGCTGAATTACCTTAAAAGTGATCTTAAATTTCAGACTACTGATCATAAAGGAAATGCTGTCCCAAATAATAACAATCCGCAGATGATTGAAAATAAAGGCAGTACACCCGGAAATATCCCTCAAAACAACCAGATACAGCAGCCAAGCAATCAACAGAATAAAAATCAGCCAACATTAAACGGAGTTCCCAAGAAGCCACAATTAAATGATCTTCAAATGGTTCCTAATAGTATTCCGGCAAATGGTTATGGAAAATAA
- a CDS encoding RNA polymerase sigma factor, with the protein MKSKDAEIIALMQDSRTLDKGIRVMMDAYQSRLYWHIRRIVVDGDLAQDTLQETFIKAYQNFHQFKNDSQLYTWLYRIATNEALQQINKLKKMQKTDEDPSYYMQNIIADNTEDDAEEIQILLQKAILSLPEKQKLVFTMRYYDDLPYEEISKIVDMSVGTLKTNYHYAKQKIEEYVKENYER; encoded by the coding sequence ATGAAGAGTAAAGACGCAGAGATAATTGCGCTTATGCAAGACTCACGAACACTGGATAAAGGGATTCGTGTGATGATGGATGCTTATCAGAGTAGATTATATTGGCACATTAGACGTATTGTAGTGGATGGAGATCTTGCTCAGGATACGTTGCAGGAAACTTTCATCAAAGCATATCAGAATTTTCATCAGTTTAAAAACGACAGTCAGCTTTATACATGGCTGTACAGAATTGCAACCAACGAAGCTTTGCAGCAAATAAATAAACTGAAAAAAATGCAGAAAACAGATGAAGATCCTTCCTATTACATGCAAAATATTATTGCAGATAATACAGAAGATGATGCCGAAGAAATACAGATTTTATTGCAGAAAGCTATACTGAGCCTCCCTGAAAAACAAAAACTTGTATTTACGATGAGGTATTATGATGATTTGCCGTACGAAGAAATATCGAAAATTGTAGATATGTCGGTAGGAACGCTTAAGACAAACTATCATTATGCCAAGCAAAAAATAGAAGAATACGTTAAAGAAAATTACGAAAGATAA
- a CDS encoding SIMPL domain-containing protein produces the protein MNTNIIRSLIIGAAIVITAFILGSSFKNRNLKQDTISVTGLGTKDFISDEINWSGSFDANAMDAKDAYNIISQDKEKVKVFFYSKGFKAGEFSFGGVNFSRSYRTVTTKESDGSEKSEEIFDGYKATQSVFFRAQKNPALMKKIESVIDKTAELINNGVQFEPSSAQYTYSDLASLKHSLIEAGAKDAKERAEKIVSSADGDLGKLKDASMGVFQITAKGSTDEDSYGGNFDTSSKEKSARITVRLTYNLD, from the coding sequence ATGAATACAAACATCATCCGTTCACTCATTATAGGAGCAGCTATTGTAATTACTGCATTTATTTTAGGTTCTAGCTTTAAGAACAGAAATTTAAAACAAGACACCATTTCGGTAACCGGTTTGGGAACAAAGGATTTTATTTCCGACGAAATTAACTGGAGCGGAAGTTTCGATGCCAATGCAATGGATGCTAAAGATGCTTACAACATTATTTCTCAGGATAAAGAAAAGGTAAAAGTTTTTTTCTACAGCAAAGGTTTTAAAGCCGGAGAATTTTCTTTTGGCGGAGTTAATTTTTCCAGATCTTACCGCACAGTAACCACAAAAGAATCAGACGGAAGCGAAAAGTCTGAAGAAATTTTTGATGGCTATAAAGCAACGCAGAGTGTTTTTTTCAGAGCACAAAAAAATCCTGCTTTAATGAAAAAGATAGAAAGCGTAATTGATAAAACTGCAGAATTAATCAACAACGGAGTTCAGTTTGAACCTTCTTCTGCACAATATACATATTCTGACCTTGCTTCTTTAAAACACAGTCTTATTGAAGCCGGTGCAAAAGATGCCAAAGAAAGAGCTGAAAAAATTGTAAGCAGTGCAGACGGAGATTTGGGTAAACTTAAAGACGCTTCTATGGGAGTATTCCAGATTACTGCAAAAGGTTCTACGGATGAAGACAGCTATGGAGGAAATTTCGATACTTCAAGTAAAGAGAAATCTGCAAGAATTACCGTTCGACTTACTTATAATCTTGATTAA
- a CDS encoding Maf family protein: MKILLASQSPRRKELLAGLGFEFEVVKIDCDEILPENIQISDAAAYLSELKAESCESLSENEVLLTADTIVSFENQILGKPKDKDESRKMIRSLSGKTHQVYTGITLKTVHKTITETDVAEVEFDEISDNEIDFYIENYKPFDKAGSYGIQEWLGMAKIKSIKGSFYTIMGLPTHLVYKNLKQIQKFPK; this comes from the coding sequence ATGAAAATACTTTTAGCCTCACAGTCGCCGCGTAGAAAAGAACTTTTAGCCGGTTTAGGCTTCGAATTTGAAGTTGTGAAGATAGATTGTGACGAGATTTTACCCGAAAATATTCAAATTTCAGATGCTGCAGCTTATCTTTCTGAATTAAAAGCTGAAAGTTGTGAAAGTCTATCAGAAAATGAAGTGCTTTTAACAGCAGATACCATTGTTTCCTTTGAAAATCAAATTCTTGGAAAACCAAAAGATAAAGACGAATCCCGAAAAATGATTCGATCATTATCCGGAAAAACACATCAGGTTTATACGGGAATTACCCTAAAAACTGTTCATAAAACAATTACTGAAACCGATGTTGCCGAAGTGGAATTTGATGAGATTTCAGATAATGAAATAGACTTTTACATCGAAAACTACAAACCTTTCGATAAAGCCGGAAGCTACGGAATACAAGAATGGTTGGGAATGGCAAAAATTAAATCCATAAAAGGAAGTTTTTATACCATTATGGGATTACCAACACACTTGGTTTATAAAAACCTGAAACAAATACAGAAATTTCCAAAATAA